A stretch of Solenopsis invicta isolate M01_SB chromosome 9, UNIL_Sinv_3.0, whole genome shotgun sequence DNA encodes these proteins:
- the LOC105194025 gene encoding MATH and LRR domain-containing protein PFE0570w isoform X7 — translation MVQTTIHLLTTWGFNEAIIANFVDQEVEADQFDSLTEEDLKILIPNIGPRRKFQVNLKKRLADFAQKSIKIELINQQPEATQQEDLDYLPKRQKLKQAETFIGQLQHNEDIITVNVPSTSASTEYNEELDLNFPKREKQAETFIEQLQHDEDITIINSNLPSTSANTEYNNLDLNLPKKEELKQAEKSIEQLQHNEDISIINSSSPSTSANTEYNNLDLNLPKREELKQAEKSIEQLQHNEDITIINSNLPSTSANTEYNNLDLNLPKKEELKQAEKSIEQLQHNEDISIINSSSPSTSANTEYNNLDLNLPKREELKQAEKSIEQLQHNEDISIINSSSPSTSANTEYNNLDLNFPKREELKQAEKSIEQLQHNEDISIINSSSPSTSANTEYNKDLNVNLSKKEKLEQAKVFVEQLQHNEDIIISNPNSPSTSPNTEYNNKATTDIRQPTADNEYDLKSILKKSVNGQLLLKLGKKRKQLNDDLRNKLAKIIIKNELSSDINNTISRERASFLSDQITKLFPTENKNIWYIKNKKDKLPGRGKILTKYYCIRRKYIKAGLLNETDADFVHVWPDDMKLIFKALIANRKTLLQINTDIEDLRNDIRQLRNSNNIVTFNPIKKLETEMPTKSMDEMSMESRDKMPIILMDKMPMELIDKMPMKSMDEFLKFDKTLNNKKISKDFIRFVRSSLDRSTNNPVKSVHTILKRMFKKNLALQFTVLKQSGEKQIFKSTNAYKKIKDIVIGTHMNVEDNPKITKKVFHSALGVGFANARNWMED, via the exons ATGGTACAAACAACAATTCATCTGCTGACGACTTGGGGATTTAATGAAGCAATAATTGCTAATTTTGTAG ATCAAGAAGTAGAAGCTGATCAATTTGATAGTTTAACTGAAGAAGATCTCAAGATTTTAATACCTAACATTGGTCCACGACGAAAATttcaagttaatttaaaaaaacgtttagcTGAT TTTGcgcaaaaatctataaaaatcgaGTTAATTAATCAACAGCCAGAAGCTACACAGCAAGAAGATTTAGACTATCTTCCAAAAAGGCAAAAACTAAAACAAGCAGAAACATTTATAGGACAGCTGCAACATAATGAGGACATAATTACAGTTAATGTACCGTCTACATCTGCAAGTACAGAATATAATg AAGAGTTAGACTTAAACTTTCCAAAAAGGGAAAAACAAGCAGAAACATTTATAGAACAACTGCAACATGACGAAGacataactataattaattcaaatttaccGTCTACATCTGCAAATACAGAATATAATA atttagaCTTAAACCTTCCAAAAAAAGAGGAACTAAAACAAGCAGAAAAATCTATAGAACAGCTGCAACATAACGAGGACATAAGTATAATTAATTCAAGTTCACCGTCGACATCTGCAAATACAGAATATAATA atttaGACTTAAACCTTCCAAAAAGAGAGGAACTAAAACAAGCAGAAAAATCTATAGAACAGCTGCAACATAACGAAGacataactataattaattcaaatttaccGTCTACATCTGCAAATACAGAATATAATA atttagaCTTAAACCTTCCAAAAAAAGAGGAACTAAAACAAGCAGAAAAATCTATAGAACAGCTGCAACATAACGAGGACATAAGTATAATTAATTCAAGTTCACCGTCGACATCTGCAAATACAGAATATAATA atttaGACTTAAACCTTCCAAAAAGAGAGGAACTAAAACAAGCAGAAAAATCTATAGAACAGCTGCAACATAACGAGGACATAAGTATAATTAATTCAAGTTCACCGTCGACATCTGCAAATACAGAATATAATA atttagaCTTAAACTTTCCAAAAAGAGAGGAACTAAAACAAGCAGAAAAATCTATAGAACAGCTGCAACATAACGAGGACATAAGTATAATTAATTCAAGTTCACCGTCGACATCTGCAAATACAGAATATAATA AAGATTTAAACGTCAACCTTTCAAAAAAGGAGAAACTAGAACAAGCAAAAGTATTTGTAGAACAACTGCAACATAACGaagatataattataagtaatccAAATTCACCGTCTACATCTCCAAATACAGAATATAATA atAAAGCTACAACAGATATAAGGCAACCTACAGCTGATAACGAATat GAtctaaaatctatattaaagaAATCTGTAAACGGCCAATTGCTGCTAAAATtaggtaaaaaaagaaaacaattaaatgaTGACCTACGaaataaattagcaaaaataataatcaaaaatgAACTATCATCTGATATAAACAATACCATAAGTAGAGAAAGAGCATCTTTTCTGAGTGATCAGATAACAAAGTTATTTCCTACTGAAAACAAG AATATTTGGTAtatcaaaaataagaaagacAAATTACCAGGCAGAGGAAAAAttctaacaaaatattattgtatacggcgaaaatatattaaagctGGTTTGTTGAACGAAACTGATGCAGATTTTGTGCATGTTTGGCCTGATG atatgaaGCTTATATTTAAAGCCTTAATAGCCAACagaaaaactttattacaaataaacacAGATATTGAAGACTTGCGCAACGATATTCGGCAATTACGAAATAGTAATAACATAGTTACTTTTAATCCaatcaaaaaattagaaacagaAATGCCTACAAAATCAATGGACGAAATGTCTATGGAATCAAGAGACAAAATGCCTATTATATTAATGGATAAAATGCCTATGGAATTAATAGACAAAATGCCTATGAAATCAATGgacgaatttttaaaatttgataaaactttaaataataaaaaaatttctaaagacttt ATAAGATTTGTAAGAAGTAGCTTGGATCGATCGACAAATAATCCTGTAAAAAGTGTACATActatattaaaaagaatgtttaagaaaaatttagcGTTACAATTTACGGTTCTAAAGCAGTCAggagaaaaacaaatttttaaatcaactaacgcgtacaaaaaaataaaag ATATTGTAATAGGCACGCATATGAACGTTGAAGATAACccgaaaataacaaaaaaagtttttcattcAGCGTTAGGAGTAGGATTCGCAAATGCGAGAAATTGGATGGAAGATTGA
- the LOC105194025 gene encoding MATH and LRR domain-containing protein PFE0570w isoform X4: MVQTTIHLLTTWGFNEAIIANFVDQEVEADQFDSLTEEDLKILIPNIGPRRKFQFAQKSIKIELINQQPEATQQEDLDYLPKRQKLKQAETFIGQLQHNEDIITVNVPSTSASTEYNEELDLNFPKREKQAETFIEQLQHDEDITIINSNLPSTSANTEYNNLDLNFLKREELKQAEKSIEQLQHNDDITIINSSLPSTSANTEYNNLDLNFPKREELKQAEKSIEQLQHNEDITIINSNLPSTSANTEYNNLDLNLPKKEELKQAEKSIEQLQHNEDISIINSSSPSTSANTEYNNLDLNLPKREELKQAEKSIEQLQHNEDITIINSNLPSTSANTEYNNLDLNLPKKEELKQAEKSIEQLQHNEDISIINSSSPSTSANTEYNNLDLNLPKREELKQAEKSIEQLQHNEDISIINSSSPSTSANTEYNNLDLNFPKREELKQAEKSIEQLQHNEDISIINSSSPSTSANTEYNKDLNVNLSKKEKLEQAKVFVEQLQHNEDIIISNPNSPSTSPNTEYNNKATTDIRQPTADNEYDLKSILKKSVNGQLLLKLGKKRKQLNDDLRNKLAKIIIKNELSSDINNTISRERASFLSDQITKLFPTENKNIWYIKNKKDKLPGRGKILTKYYCIRRKYIKAGLLNETDADFVHVWPDDMKLIFKALIANRKTLLQINTDIEDLRNDIRQLRNSNNIVTFNPIKKLETEMPTKSMDEMSMESRDKMPIILMDKMPMELIDKMPMKSMDEFLKFDKTLNNKKISKDFIRFVRSSLDRSTNNPVKSVHTILKRMFKKNLALQFTVLKQSGEKQIFKSTNAYKKIKDIVIGTHMNVEDNPKITKKVFHSALGVGFANARNWMED; this comes from the exons ATGGTACAAACAACAATTCATCTGCTGACGACTTGGGGATTTAATGAAGCAATAATTGCTAATTTTGTAG ATCAAGAAGTAGAAGCTGATCAATTTGATAGTTTAACTGAAGAAGATCTCAAGATTTTAATACCTAACATTGGTCCACGACGAAAATttcaa TTTGcgcaaaaatctataaaaatcgaGTTAATTAATCAACAGCCAGAAGCTACACAGCAAGAAGATTTAGACTATCTTCCAAAAAGGCAAAAACTAAAACAAGCAGAAACATTTATAGGACAGCTGCAACATAATGAGGACATAATTACAGTTAATGTACCGTCTACATCTGCAAGTACAGAATATAATg AAGAGTTAGACTTAAACTTTCCAAAAAGGGAAAAACAAGCAGAAACATTTATAGAACAACTGCAACATGACGAAGacataactataattaattcaaatttaccGTCTACATCTGCAAATACAGAATATAATA atttagaCTTAAACTTTCTAAAAAGAGAGGAACTAAAACAAGCAGAAAAATCTATAGAACAGCTGCAACATAACGATGacataactataattaattcaaGTTTACCGTCTACATCTGCAAATACAGAATATAATA atttagaCTTAAACTTTCCAAAAAGAGAGGAACTAAAACAAGCAGAAAAATCTATAGAACAGCTGCAACATAACGAAGacataactataattaattcaaatttaccGTCTACATCTGCAAATACAGAATATAATA atttagaCTTAAACCTTCCAAAAAAAGAGGAACTAAAACAAGCAGAAAAATCTATAGAACAGCTGCAACATAACGAGGACATAAGTATAATTAATTCAAGTTCACCGTCGACATCTGCAAATACAGAATATAATA atttaGACTTAAACCTTCCAAAAAGAGAGGAACTAAAACAAGCAGAAAAATCTATAGAACAGCTGCAACATAACGAAGacataactataattaattcaaatttaccGTCTACATCTGCAAATACAGAATATAATA atttagaCTTAAACCTTCCAAAAAAAGAGGAACTAAAACAAGCAGAAAAATCTATAGAACAGCTGCAACATAACGAGGACATAAGTATAATTAATTCAAGTTCACCGTCGACATCTGCAAATACAGAATATAATA atttaGACTTAAACCTTCCAAAAAGAGAGGAACTAAAACAAGCAGAAAAATCTATAGAACAGCTGCAACATAACGAGGACATAAGTATAATTAATTCAAGTTCACCGTCGACATCTGCAAATACAGAATATAATA atttagaCTTAAACTTTCCAAAAAGAGAGGAACTAAAACAAGCAGAAAAATCTATAGAACAGCTGCAACATAACGAGGACATAAGTATAATTAATTCAAGTTCACCGTCGACATCTGCAAATACAGAATATAATA AAGATTTAAACGTCAACCTTTCAAAAAAGGAGAAACTAGAACAAGCAAAAGTATTTGTAGAACAACTGCAACATAACGaagatataattataagtaatccAAATTCACCGTCTACATCTCCAAATACAGAATATAATA atAAAGCTACAACAGATATAAGGCAACCTACAGCTGATAACGAATat GAtctaaaatctatattaaagaAATCTGTAAACGGCCAATTGCTGCTAAAATtaggtaaaaaaagaaaacaattaaatgaTGACCTACGaaataaattagcaaaaataataatcaaaaatgAACTATCATCTGATATAAACAATACCATAAGTAGAGAAAGAGCATCTTTTCTGAGTGATCAGATAACAAAGTTATTTCCTACTGAAAACAAG AATATTTGGTAtatcaaaaataagaaagacAAATTACCAGGCAGAGGAAAAAttctaacaaaatattattgtatacggcgaaaatatattaaagctGGTTTGTTGAACGAAACTGATGCAGATTTTGTGCATGTTTGGCCTGATG atatgaaGCTTATATTTAAAGCCTTAATAGCCAACagaaaaactttattacaaataaacacAGATATTGAAGACTTGCGCAACGATATTCGGCAATTACGAAATAGTAATAACATAGTTACTTTTAATCCaatcaaaaaattagaaacagaAATGCCTACAAAATCAATGGACGAAATGTCTATGGAATCAAGAGACAAAATGCCTATTATATTAATGGATAAAATGCCTATGGAATTAATAGACAAAATGCCTATGAAATCAATGgacgaatttttaaaatttgataaaactttaaataataaaaaaatttctaaagacttt ATAAGATTTGTAAGAAGTAGCTTGGATCGATCGACAAATAATCCTGTAAAAAGTGTACATActatattaaaaagaatgtttaagaaaaatttagcGTTACAATTTACGGTTCTAAAGCAGTCAggagaaaaacaaatttttaaatcaactaacgcgtacaaaaaaataaaag ATATTGTAATAGGCACGCATATGAACGTTGAAGATAACccgaaaataacaaaaaaagtttttcattcAGCGTTAGGAGTAGGATTCGCAAATGCGAGAAATTGGATGGAAGATTGA
- the LOC105194025 gene encoding MATH and LRR domain-containing protein PFE0570w isoform X2, with product MVQTTIHLLTTWGFNEAIIANFVDQEVEADQFDSLTEEDLKILIPNIGPRRKFQVNLKKRLADFAQKSIKIELINQQPEATQQEDLDYLPKRQKLKQAETFIGQLQHNEDIITVNVPSTSASTEYNELDLNFPKREKQAETFIEQLQHDEDITIINSNLPSTSANTEYNNLDLNFLKREELKQAEKSIEQLQHNDDITIINSSLPSTSANTEYNNLDLNFPKREELKQAEKSIEQLQHNEDITIINSNLPSTSANTEYNNLDLNLPKKEELKQAEKSIEQLQHNEDISIINSSSPSTSANTEYNNLDLNLPKREELKQAEKSIEQLQHNEDITIINSNLPSTSANTEYNNLDLNLPKKEELKQAEKSIEQLQHNEDISIINSSSPSTSANTEYNNLDLNLPKREELKQAEKSIEQLQHNEDISIINSSSPSTSANTEYNNLDLNFPKREELKQAEKSIEQLQHNEDISIINSSSPSTSANTEYNKDLNVNLSKKEKLEQAKVFVEQLQHNEDIIISNPNSPSTSPNTEYNNKATTDIRQPTADNEYDLKSILKKSVNGQLLLKLGKKRKQLNDDLRNKLAKIIIKNELSSDINNTISRERASFLSDQITKLFPTENKNIWYIKNKKDKLPGRGKILTKYYCIRRKYIKAGLLNETDADFVHVWPDDMKLIFKALIANRKTLLQINTDIEDLRNDIRQLRNSNNIVTFNPIKKLETEMPTKSMDEMSMESRDKMPIILMDKMPMELIDKMPMKSMDEFLKFDKTLNNKKISKDFIRFVRSSLDRSTNNPVKSVHTILKRMFKKNLALQFTVLKQSGEKQIFKSTNAYKKIKDIVIGTHMNVEDNPKITKKVFHSALGVGFANARNWMED from the exons ATGGTACAAACAACAATTCATCTGCTGACGACTTGGGGATTTAATGAAGCAATAATTGCTAATTTTGTAG ATCAAGAAGTAGAAGCTGATCAATTTGATAGTTTAACTGAAGAAGATCTCAAGATTTTAATACCTAACATTGGTCCACGACGAAAATttcaagttaatttaaaaaaacgtttagcTGAT TTTGcgcaaaaatctataaaaatcgaGTTAATTAATCAACAGCCAGAAGCTACACAGCAAGAAGATTTAGACTATCTTCCAAAAAGGCAAAAACTAAAACAAGCAGAAACATTTATAGGACAGCTGCAACATAATGAGGACATAATTACAGTTAATGTACCGTCTACATCTGCAAGTACAGAATATAATg AGTTAGACTTAAACTTTCCAAAAAGGGAAAAACAAGCAGAAACATTTATAGAACAACTGCAACATGACGAAGacataactataattaattcaaatttaccGTCTACATCTGCAAATACAGAATATAATA atttagaCTTAAACTTTCTAAAAAGAGAGGAACTAAAACAAGCAGAAAAATCTATAGAACAGCTGCAACATAACGATGacataactataattaattcaaGTTTACCGTCTACATCTGCAAATACAGAATATAATA atttagaCTTAAACTTTCCAAAAAGAGAGGAACTAAAACAAGCAGAAAAATCTATAGAACAGCTGCAACATAACGAAGacataactataattaattcaaatttaccGTCTACATCTGCAAATACAGAATATAATA atttagaCTTAAACCTTCCAAAAAAAGAGGAACTAAAACAAGCAGAAAAATCTATAGAACAGCTGCAACATAACGAGGACATAAGTATAATTAATTCAAGTTCACCGTCGACATCTGCAAATACAGAATATAATA atttaGACTTAAACCTTCCAAAAAGAGAGGAACTAAAACAAGCAGAAAAATCTATAGAACAGCTGCAACATAACGAAGacataactataattaattcaaatttaccGTCTACATCTGCAAATACAGAATATAATA atttagaCTTAAACCTTCCAAAAAAAGAGGAACTAAAACAAGCAGAAAAATCTATAGAACAGCTGCAACATAACGAGGACATAAGTATAATTAATTCAAGTTCACCGTCGACATCTGCAAATACAGAATATAATA atttaGACTTAAACCTTCCAAAAAGAGAGGAACTAAAACAAGCAGAAAAATCTATAGAACAGCTGCAACATAACGAGGACATAAGTATAATTAATTCAAGTTCACCGTCGACATCTGCAAATACAGAATATAATA atttagaCTTAAACTTTCCAAAAAGAGAGGAACTAAAACAAGCAGAAAAATCTATAGAACAGCTGCAACATAACGAGGACATAAGTATAATTAATTCAAGTTCACCGTCGACATCTGCAAATACAGAATATAATA AAGATTTAAACGTCAACCTTTCAAAAAAGGAGAAACTAGAACAAGCAAAAGTATTTGTAGAACAACTGCAACATAACGaagatataattataagtaatccAAATTCACCGTCTACATCTCCAAATACAGAATATAATA atAAAGCTACAACAGATATAAGGCAACCTACAGCTGATAACGAATat GAtctaaaatctatattaaagaAATCTGTAAACGGCCAATTGCTGCTAAAATtaggtaaaaaaagaaaacaattaaatgaTGACCTACGaaataaattagcaaaaataataatcaaaaatgAACTATCATCTGATATAAACAATACCATAAGTAGAGAAAGAGCATCTTTTCTGAGTGATCAGATAACAAAGTTATTTCCTACTGAAAACAAG AATATTTGGTAtatcaaaaataagaaagacAAATTACCAGGCAGAGGAAAAAttctaacaaaatattattgtatacggcgaaaatatattaaagctGGTTTGTTGAACGAAACTGATGCAGATTTTGTGCATGTTTGGCCTGATG atatgaaGCTTATATTTAAAGCCTTAATAGCCAACagaaaaactttattacaaataaacacAGATATTGAAGACTTGCGCAACGATATTCGGCAATTACGAAATAGTAATAACATAGTTACTTTTAATCCaatcaaaaaattagaaacagaAATGCCTACAAAATCAATGGACGAAATGTCTATGGAATCAAGAGACAAAATGCCTATTATATTAATGGATAAAATGCCTATGGAATTAATAGACAAAATGCCTATGAAATCAATGgacgaatttttaaaatttgataaaactttaaataataaaaaaatttctaaagacttt ATAAGATTTGTAAGAAGTAGCTTGGATCGATCGACAAATAATCCTGTAAAAAGTGTACATActatattaaaaagaatgtttaagaaaaatttagcGTTACAATTTACGGTTCTAAAGCAGTCAggagaaaaacaaatttttaaatcaactaacgcgtacaaaaaaataaaag ATATTGTAATAGGCACGCATATGAACGTTGAAGATAACccgaaaataacaaaaaaagtttttcattcAGCGTTAGGAGTAGGATTCGCAAATGCGAGAAATTGGATGGAAGATTGA
- the LOC105194025 gene encoding MATH and LRR domain-containing protein PFE0570w isoform X6, translated as MVQTTIHLLTTWGFNEAIIANFVDQEVEADQFDSLTEEDLKILIPNIGPRRKFQVNLKKRLADFAQKSIKIELINQQPEATQQEDLDYLPKRQKLKQAETFIGQLQHNEDIITVNVPSTSASTEYNEELDLNFPKREKQAETFIEQLQHDEDITIINSNLPSTSANTEYNNLDLNFLKREELKQAEKSIEQLQHNDDITIINSSLPSTSANTEYNNLDLNFPKREELKQAEKSIEQLQHNEDITIINSNLPSTSANTEYNNLDLNLPKKEELKQAEKSIEQLQHNEDISIINSSSPSTSANTEYNNLDLNLPKKEELKQAEKSIEQLQHNEDISIINSSSPSTSANTEYNNLDLNLPKREELKQAEKSIEQLQHNEDISIINSSSPSTSANTEYNNLDLNFPKREELKQAEKSIEQLQHNEDISIINSSSPSTSANTEYNKDLNVNLSKKEKLEQAKVFVEQLQHNEDIIISNPNSPSTSPNTEYNNKATTDIRQPTADNEYDLKSILKKSVNGQLLLKLGKKRKQLNDDLRNKLAKIIIKNELSSDINNTISRERASFLSDQITKLFPTENKNIWYIKNKKDKLPGRGKILTKYYCIRRKYIKAGLLNETDADFVHVWPDDMKLIFKALIANRKTLLQINTDIEDLRNDIRQLRNSNNIVTFNPIKKLETEMPTKSMDEMSMESRDKMPIILMDKMPMELIDKMPMKSMDEFLKFDKTLNNKKISKDFIRFVRSSLDRSTNNPVKSVHTILKRMFKKNLALQFTVLKQSGEKQIFKSTNAYKKIKDIVIGTHMNVEDNPKITKKVFHSALGVGFANARNWMED; from the exons ATGGTACAAACAACAATTCATCTGCTGACGACTTGGGGATTTAATGAAGCAATAATTGCTAATTTTGTAG ATCAAGAAGTAGAAGCTGATCAATTTGATAGTTTAACTGAAGAAGATCTCAAGATTTTAATACCTAACATTGGTCCACGACGAAAATttcaagttaatttaaaaaaacgtttagcTGAT TTTGcgcaaaaatctataaaaatcgaGTTAATTAATCAACAGCCAGAAGCTACACAGCAAGAAGATTTAGACTATCTTCCAAAAAGGCAAAAACTAAAACAAGCAGAAACATTTATAGGACAGCTGCAACATAATGAGGACATAATTACAGTTAATGTACCGTCTACATCTGCAAGTACAGAATATAATg AAGAGTTAGACTTAAACTTTCCAAAAAGGGAAAAACAAGCAGAAACATTTATAGAACAACTGCAACATGACGAAGacataactataattaattcaaatttaccGTCTACATCTGCAAATACAGAATATAATA atttagaCTTAAACTTTCTAAAAAGAGAGGAACTAAAACAAGCAGAAAAATCTATAGAACAGCTGCAACATAACGATGacataactataattaattcaaGTTTACCGTCTACATCTGCAAATACAGAATATAATA atttagaCTTAAACTTTCCAAAAAGAGAGGAACTAAAACAAGCAGAAAAATCTATAGAACAGCTGCAACATAACGAAGacataactataattaattcaaatttaccGTCTACATCTGCAAATACAGAATATAATA atttagaCTTAAACCTTCCAAAAAAAGAGGAACTAAAACAAGCAGAAAAATCTATAGAACAGCTGCAACATAACGAGGACATAAGTATAATTAATTCAAGTTCACCGTCGACATCTGCAAATACAGAATATAATA atttagaCTTAAACCTTCCAAAAAAAGAGGAACTAAAACAAGCAGAAAAATCTATAGAACAGCTGCAACATAACGAGGACATAAGTATAATTAATTCAAGTTCACCGTCGACATCTGCAAATACAGAATATAATA atttaGACTTAAACCTTCCAAAAAGAGAGGAACTAAAACAAGCAGAAAAATCTATAGAACAGCTGCAACATAACGAGGACATAAGTATAATTAATTCAAGTTCACCGTCGACATCTGCAAATACAGAATATAATA atttagaCTTAAACTTTCCAAAAAGAGAGGAACTAAAACAAGCAGAAAAATCTATAGAACAGCTGCAACATAACGAGGACATAAGTATAATTAATTCAAGTTCACCGTCGACATCTGCAAATACAGAATATAATA AAGATTTAAACGTCAACCTTTCAAAAAAGGAGAAACTAGAACAAGCAAAAGTATTTGTAGAACAACTGCAACATAACGaagatataattataagtaatccAAATTCACCGTCTACATCTCCAAATACAGAATATAATA atAAAGCTACAACAGATATAAGGCAACCTACAGCTGATAACGAATat GAtctaaaatctatattaaagaAATCTGTAAACGGCCAATTGCTGCTAAAATtaggtaaaaaaagaaaacaattaaatgaTGACCTACGaaataaattagcaaaaataataatcaaaaatgAACTATCATCTGATATAAACAATACCATAAGTAGAGAAAGAGCATCTTTTCTGAGTGATCAGATAACAAAGTTATTTCCTACTGAAAACAAG AATATTTGGTAtatcaaaaataagaaagacAAATTACCAGGCAGAGGAAAAAttctaacaaaatattattgtatacggcgaaaatatattaaagctGGTTTGTTGAACGAAACTGATGCAGATTTTGTGCATGTTTGGCCTGATG atatgaaGCTTATATTTAAAGCCTTAATAGCCAACagaaaaactttattacaaataaacacAGATATTGAAGACTTGCGCAACGATATTCGGCAATTACGAAATAGTAATAACATAGTTACTTTTAATCCaatcaaaaaattagaaacagaAATGCCTACAAAATCAATGGACGAAATGTCTATGGAATCAAGAGACAAAATGCCTATTATATTAATGGATAAAATGCCTATGGAATTAATAGACAAAATGCCTATGAAATCAATGgacgaatttttaaaatttgataaaactttaaataataaaaaaatttctaaagacttt ATAAGATTTGTAAGAAGTAGCTTGGATCGATCGACAAATAATCCTGTAAAAAGTGTACATActatattaaaaagaatgtttaagaaaaatttagcGTTACAATTTACGGTTCTAAAGCAGTCAggagaaaaacaaatttttaaatcaactaacgcgtacaaaaaaataaaag ATATTGTAATAGGCACGCATATGAACGTTGAAGATAACccgaaaataacaaaaaaagtttttcattcAGCGTTAGGAGTAGGATTCGCAAATGCGAGAAATTGGATGGAAGATTGA